The sequence below is a genomic window from Dehalococcoidia bacterium.
ATGCCATCTGGCCCACGGCCGTCGACCAGGGGCGGGTGGCTGGCGCCAACATGGCCGGCGACAGCGTCACGTATCCGGGGAGCCTCAGCTGGAACGTCACCGAGCTGTTCGGCCTCTCCTGCGCCTCTATCGGCAAGTTCCGGGACGAGCCGGGCCTGGAGCCCATCGTCTTTCGCGACCGGGCCACCGGCGTCTATCGTAAGGTGCTGGTGGACGGCGAGAACCGGGTGGTGGGTGCTGTGGTCATTGGCCGTCCCCAGGACGTCCAGGAGCTGGGAGTGCTGCAGGCGATGGTGCGGCGGCGCACTGACGTCTCCCGCTGGAAGCACCGCTTCACCCATGAGCGCATCAACCTTGGTATGATAGCTTTCGAGGCCCTCAAGGCCCAACTGGCGAGGCGATAGCGCATGCGGGTGAGGGTGGAGCTGCAGGCCTATCTGGACAAGTATTCGCCCAACGGCGCCGGGGAGTTCGAGCTGGAACTGCCCGAGGGAGCTACGGTAGACACGCTAGTGCGACGCCTGGGCATACCGGACGACATGGCCCAGGTCATCATCGTCAATAACGAGAACTCGGACTTCGACCGCGCCCTGCAGGAGGGGGACAGGGTCATCCTCATCCCACCCCTGGCAGGGGGCCAATAGGCACGGGCGCGTCCGCTCTCGGCCCCGTCGGTGACGGAGTCACGGTCCACGCCTGCGGGGCCTTCTGTCTCTGCCCACGCGGGACGTCGCTAGGGGCGGCGGAACTGCCAGGCGGGTCTGGCTGTCCTGAGTGACGGCTTTTCGCCCCTGTTGCCCGCGCGACCCGGCCTGTCGTCAGGGGCCGCCTAGGACTTGGCCACCCGGATCTCGTCGCCCTGGACCTGGACCTGGAAGCAGGCGATGGGACGCGAAGGGGGCGGCGCCACCACCTCGCCAGTGCGGACGTTGAACTGGCCGCCGTGCCAGGGGCACTCAACCACATCGCCCTTCAGCTCCCCTTCGCCCAACGGCCCGCCGCGGTGAGTGCACTCGTTGCTGAAGGCCACGAACTCGCCGCCCAGGTTGGCCACCACTATCTCCTTGCCGTCCAGCTCCACGATCTTCATCTCCCCGGGTGGCAACTCGCTGACGGTGGCTACCTTTACGAATTCAGCCATGGGGTGACCTCCTGTGCAGGGTTCTTCTGCTGCAAATGATAGCACTCGGAAGCTGACGGC
It includes:
- a CDS encoding MoaD/ThiS family protein, with amino-acid sequence MRVRVELQAYLDKYSPNGAGEFELELPEGATVDTLVRRLGIPDDMAQVIIVNNENSDFDRALQEGDRVILIPPLAGGQ
- a CDS encoding non-heme iron oxygenase ferredoxin subunit, with product MAEFVKVATVSELPPGEMKIVELDGKEIVVANLGGEFVAFSNECTHRGGPLGEGELKGDVVECPWHGGQFNVRTGEVVAPPPSRPIACFQVQVQGDEIRVAKS